One Candidatus Methanoperedens sp. DNA segment encodes these proteins:
- a CDS encoding OsmC family protein: MEEEKWLYHNILKWKGEKKADLRFIESDKEIEVATPPEFGGHEGTISPEDLFVSSANVCFMTTLLGTIKNMGVELVSYQSEAEGILETVDKLKIFTKIIIRPKIKAKESEEKIRMILNHAEKRCLVANSMRTEVVIEAEIEAV, from the coding sequence ATGGAAGAGGAAAAATGGTTATATCACAATATTCTAAAATGGAAAGGCGAGAAAAAAGCAGACCTCAGGTTCATTGAAAGTGACAAGGAGATAGAGGTCGCAACACCGCCCGAATTCGGGGGACATGAGGGCACAATCAGTCCTGAAGACCTTTTTGTTTCATCGGCTAATGTTTGTTTCATGACCACGCTGCTTGGCACAATAAAGAACATGGGAGTGGAACTGGTATCCTACCAATCTGAAGCTGAAGGGATTCTGGAGACAGTAGATAAATTGAAAATATTCACGAAGATAATAATAAGACCAAAGATAAAAGCAAAAGAAAGCGAGGAAAAAATCAGGATGATACTCAACCATGCTGAAAAGCGATGCCTTGTAGCCAACTCGATGAGGACCGAAGTAGTCATCGAAGCTGAGATAGAAGCAGTATGA
- a CDS encoding PGF-pre-PGF domain-containing protein, with protein MKKILFSIFFLLAIIPVMASDGNPFTVFGRVTDTDGTPINGVTVVLSVSGGSNSTTTANVTQTTGGIASGYYVFQLANLPVSVNAGDSMTITATATGKSASWTGPRAALDDQEENLQLSTGSSGSGPSGGGGGGPSGGGGGGGTSGENYSNIQAKESKEEFIAKDLPTRYNFTTPILPVYQLEIIGAVSAGLINTQIELLKDTSTLVKTSAPGTVYRYVNIWVGTSGFAVPKNIKEATVRFKVENSWLISNEFKDTDVALERWDGTKWELLETGSKGKDELFTHFEAKTNSFSPFAITSLKGVVVPAETPVAGEETPQKPGPTAVTIPVKKTPGFNAAMAMILLLAGYMFGRKR; from the coding sequence ATGAAAAAAATTCTCTTCTCAATTTTTTTCCTGTTAGCAATAATACCTGTAATGGCATCGGATGGGAACCCATTTACTGTATTCGGCCGGGTAACTGATACCGATGGCACGCCCATAAATGGTGTGACAGTAGTGCTTTCAGTTTCTGGAGGTTCAAATAGTACTACCACCGCAAATGTGACTCAGACAACTGGAGGTATTGCCAGCGGATATTATGTATTCCAGCTCGCAAACCTGCCAGTCAGTGTCAATGCAGGCGATTCCATGACGATAACAGCAACTGCTACCGGGAAGTCGGCTTCATGGACCGGACCAAGAGCAGCTTTAGATGACCAGGAGGAAAATCTACAACTTTCAACAGGAAGCAGCGGCAGTGGTCCATCAGGTGGCGGTGGTGGTGGCCCATCAGGCGGCGGCGGTGGCGGCGGGACATCAGGTGAGAATTACTCAAATATCCAGGCTAAAGAGTCCAAAGAAGAGTTCATAGCCAAGGATCTGCCGACAAGATACAATTTCACTACTCCAATACTCCCAGTCTATCAGCTCGAAATCATTGGGGCTGTCAGTGCAGGGTTGATAAATACTCAGATCGAACTTCTAAAAGATACGTCAACACTTGTAAAAACAAGCGCACCTGGGACCGTTTATAGATACGTCAATATCTGGGTCGGAACATCTGGCTTCGCAGTTCCAAAGAACATAAAAGAAGCTACTGTAAGATTCAAGGTCGAGAATTCATGGCTCATATCGAACGAATTCAAAGATACCGATGTTGCCCTTGAAAGATGGGATGGAACAAAATGGGAACTCCTGGAAACTGGATCCAAAGGAAAAGATGAGCTTTTCACTCACTTTGAGGCAAAGACAAATTCCTTCTCGCCATTTGCAATAACAAGCTTGAAGGGCGTGGTGGTACCGGCTGAAACACCTGTAGCGGGGGAAGAAACACCACAAAAACCAGGGCCAACTGCAGTGACAATACCTGTAAAGAAGACACCGGGATTTAATGCCGCCATGGCAATGATATTGCTTTTGGCAGGTTATATGTTCGGACGGAAGAGGTGA
- a CDS encoding nucleotidyltransferase domain-containing protein: protein MFRIRLRDFIITSDDWIFAVADYCHEKGIRSVLRYVPDPEGSRGTRKKFRKLDFDDAFSFMKANRPQWVDDVHIVPWDCVKQVLAPEKKLPILLKDNKKLRDIVNTLLKGDVPLEKMGVTGSLLAGLQNEFSDIDFIVYGKSWFQARDIIAEAKKECSTVKEISDEMWHDIYRKRKPELSFDEFLWHEVRKGNRGMVDGTYFDLLYVRDWEDITRCLRGKDIGMETIRAKVTNADFAFDSPAIFEIDHPEISCVLSYTHTYAGQALVGERIEARGMVEVVGNIKRLVVGTSREPKGEWIRSLTLLEKE, encoded by the coding sequence ATGTTCAGGATACGTCTGCGTGATTTTATAATTACCAGTGATGACTGGATATTCGCGGTTGCGGATTATTGTCACGAGAAGGGCATCCGTTCTGTTCTCAGATACGTGCCTGACCCAGAGGGTTCAAGAGGAACGCGTAAAAAATTCCGCAAGCTGGACTTCGACGATGCCTTCAGCTTTATGAAAGCGAATCGCCCTCAGTGGGTGGATGATGTACATATTGTCCCATGGGATTGTGTCAAACAGGTGCTTGCTCCAGAGAAAAAACTCCCTATTTTGCTGAAAGACAATAAGAAACTGAGAGACATAGTAAACACTCTCCTGAAAGGGGATGTGCCACTTGAAAAAATGGGAGTGACGGGGTCTCTACTTGCCGGCTTGCAGAACGAATTCTCAGATATAGATTTCATCGTATATGGAAAATCCTGGTTCCAGGCGCGGGATATCATAGCAGAGGCAAAAAAGGAATGTTCTACCGTTAAAGAGATAAGCGATGAAATGTGGCATGATATTTACAGGAAAAGGAAGCCCGAGCTTTCCTTTGATGAATTTCTCTGGCATGAGGTAAGAAAAGGAAACCGCGGCATGGTGGATGGGACATATTTTGACCTCCTTTATGTAAGGGACTGGGAAGATATCACCCGGTGTCTGAGGGGAAAAGATATAGGTATGGAAACGATCCGGGCAAAGGTCACGAATGCCGATTTTGCATTTGACAGCCCCGCTATCTTTGAAATCGACCATCCCGAGATAAGCTGCGTGCTGTCCTATACCCACACCTATGCAGGCCAGGCACTGGTAGGGGAAAGGATCGAGGCTCGGGGAATGGTAGAGGTCGTGGGTAATATCAAAAGGCTCGTTGTTGGGACATCAAGAGAACCAAAAGGGGAATGGATACGTTCCCTCACGCTTCTTGAGAAGGAATAG
- a CDS encoding PQQ-binding-like beta-propeller repeat protein, producing MKLIAYLFSLLILAAPAVASDWSQFGYDSSHSGFTTDSVVPPLVLKWTANLYYNTDSSPVVVNGVVYVGSNGGVHALDAESGKEIWRSPTDGFIGAVPMVMDGTLYVGGNDEHFYAIDIKDGSKKWIYKDATGGFVSSATAADNLIYVASEDGSLYVFNPQVGEPSWTKLTGKSIDSSPAVSNNTVYFGNDNGAFFALDAGNGREMWHYYTDIGMIKSSPAAANGILFFGSNNGNVYALTDKGALKWKFSTGSDVVSSPSVKDGTVFVGSKDFNFYAIDSATGNMKWKFQTAGFVDASSAISNDVIYFGSKNNFIYALDTNTGNLLWKNLTGMDTTDYITSPAISGNMLYAVTHSGKVYAYSIAGEVQTTPAITQTIKATTISPTPTPVQTPAVTTPQKTPGFEYAALILLIAAIVRKRINSK from the coding sequence ATGAAATTGATTGCGTATTTATTTTCACTATTGATCCTGGCGGCGCCGGCGGTCGCCTCGGATTGGAGCCAGTTCGGATATGATAGTTCTCATTCTGGATTTACAACGGATAGCGTTGTACCTCCGCTTGTCTTGAAATGGACTGCAAACCTCTATTATAATACGGATTCATCCCCTGTAGTCGTGAACGGGGTTGTTTATGTAGGCTCAAACGGTGGAGTCCATGCGCTCGATGCAGAATCCGGAAAAGAGATCTGGAGGTCCCCGACAGATGGATTCATAGGAGCTGTTCCCATGGTCATGGATGGGACACTGTACGTTGGGGGGAATGACGAACACTTTTATGCAATCGATATAAAAGATGGCTCTAAAAAATGGATCTATAAGGATGCTACCGGTGGGTTCGTTTCCTCCGCCACTGCTGCCGATAATCTTATTTATGTAGCATCAGAAGACGGCTCTCTCTATGTATTTAATCCCCAGGTCGGAGAACCTTCGTGGACTAAATTAACAGGGAAAAGCATAGATTCGTCTCCTGCCGTTTCAAATAACACGGTTTACTTCGGGAATGACAATGGGGCTTTTTTTGCCCTTGATGCCGGGAATGGCAGGGAGATGTGGCATTATTACACAGACATAGGTATGATAAAATCTTCACCTGCTGCTGCAAATGGCATCCTGTTCTTCGGTTCAAATAATGGAAATGTGTATGCTCTGACGGATAAAGGGGCTTTGAAATGGAAATTTTCGACAGGGAGCGATGTGGTATCATCTCCTTCGGTTAAAGATGGTACGGTCTTTGTAGGCTCAAAAGATTTTAACTTTTATGCTATTGATTCTGCAACAGGAAACATGAAATGGAAATTCCAGACAGCGGGCTTTGTTGATGCTTCATCTGCGATTTCAAATGATGTCATTTATTTCGGGTCGAAAAATAATTTCATCTATGCTCTTGATACTAATACAGGGAATCTCCTCTGGAAAAACTTGACTGGAATGGATACCACAGATTACATAACCTCGCCTGCTATCTCCGGTAATATGCTTTATGCAGTAACCCATAGCGGAAAAGTATATGCATATTCTATTGCAGGGGAGGTTCAGACAACTCCGGCCATAACACAGACAATAAAGGCTACAACAATATCGCCTACGCCAACACCTGTCCAGACACCGGCAGTTACCACCCCACAAAAGACGCCGGGATTTGAATATGCAGCATTAATACTGTTAATAGCAGCGATAGTAAGGAAAAGAATTAATTCTAAATGA
- the ahbC gene encoding 12,18-didecarboxysiroheme deacetylase, whose protein sequence is MIGISKLYCGTVEPSDALRYGRDSGKLPSHLLQFSKDKKPVVVWNMGRRCNLKCVHCYAQSKDIEYKNELTTQQGKELIDDLAQFGAPVILFSGGEPLMRPDLPELALYARSKGMRAVISTNGTLIDKKKAKVLKEIGLSYVGVSLDGTRETNDKFRGVKGSFDLALQGMRNCLEEGIKVGLRFTINKKNVKDIPAIFDLLEKEKIPRVCFYHLVYAGRGSKLVKEELSHEESRKTLDLIMDRTKALHDNGFPIEVLTVDNHADGPYVYFRLLKEYPKRAAEVYELLQMNQGNSSGIGIACVSWDGSVHADQFWRHYSFGNVKERKFSEIWTDKSNPLMAGLKNRKPLIKANADRCARCKWFEICNGNFRVRAEAIYGNVWADDPACYLTKEEIGYGKEPIPSQEA, encoded by the coding sequence ATGATAGGAATTTCAAAGCTTTACTGCGGAACCGTTGAACCCTCAGACGCTCTCAGGTACGGGCGCGATTCCGGGAAACTTCCCTCGCATTTATTGCAGTTCTCAAAGGATAAAAAACCGGTAGTGGTCTGGAACATGGGCAGGCGCTGCAACCTGAAATGTGTGCACTGTTATGCCCAGTCAAAGGACATTGAGTATAAGAACGAGCTAACGACGCAGCAAGGAAAGGAGCTCATCGACGACCTTGCACAGTTCGGCGCGCCAGTAATCCTTTTCTCCGGCGGTGAGCCGCTCATGCGTCCTGATCTACCTGAGCTTGCGCTGTACGCAAGGTCAAAAGGGATGCGTGCGGTCATCTCCACGAATGGTACACTGATCGACAAAAAGAAGGCGAAGGTCTTGAAAGAGATTGGGCTTTCGTACGTGGGTGTTTCGCTGGACGGGACGAGAGAGACCAACGATAAATTCAGGGGCGTAAAAGGCTCATTCGATCTGGCATTGCAGGGTATGCGCAACTGCCTTGAAGAAGGCATTAAGGTGGGCCTGCGCTTCACTATCAATAAGAAGAACGTGAAGGATATCCCGGCCATATTCGACCTGCTTGAAAAGGAAAAAATCCCCCGAGTATGTTTTTACCATCTTGTATATGCAGGGCGCGGCTCAAAACTGGTAAAAGAAGAACTATCACATGAAGAAAGCCGAAAGACGCTCGATCTCATTATGGACAGGACAAAGGCTTTGCATGATAATGGCTTCCCTATTGAGGTGTTGACTGTAGATAACCACGCAGACGGTCCTTATGTTTACTTCCGTTTGCTGAAAGAATATCCCAAACGTGCGGCAGAGGTGTATGAACTTCTCCAGATGAACCAGGGCAATTCCTCAGGCATCGGCATAGCCTGTGTTTCATGGGACGGATCGGTACATGCAGACCAGTTCTGGAGACATTATTCCTTCGGTAACGTAAAGGAGCGGAAATTCAGCGAGATATGGACAGATAAAAGCAATCCACTGATGGCTGGTCTCAAGAACAGGAAGCCCCTGATAAAAGCAAATGCGGACAGGTGCGCCCGATGCAAATGGTTCGAAATATGTAACGGGAACTTCCGCGTGCGTGCAGAGGCAATATATGGCAACGTCTGGGCGGATGACCCGGCATGCTATTTGACAAAGGAAGAAATAGGATACGGGAAAGAGCCTATTCCTTCTCAAGAAGCGTGA
- a CDS encoding winged helix-turn-helix transcriptional regulator encodes MSKNLKTAMPEKKQIKLDEIDKSIIALLQEEGRMQDIEIAKKLGISDDTSKRRRKRLDEMGYLKVKAMLNPWKFGFTSVFFMGIMLVPGTDVRNVAKKLSKIDEFFFVSLSLGPTHSIVATARAKDQLKLNNLVEELKQWSEIERIDVNIIYEVIKSGYHFIPAEKL; translated from the coding sequence ATGAGTAAAAATCTCAAAACTGCTATGCCGGAAAAGAAGCAGATCAAACTTGATGAAATCGACAAAAGTATAATCGCCCTGCTTCAGGAAGAAGGCAGGATGCAGGACATCGAAATTGCCAAAAAGCTTGGAATATCTGATGACACTTCCAAGCGGCGGAGAAAACGACTTGATGAAATGGGCTACCTGAAGGTCAAAGCAATGCTGAATCCCTGGAAATTCGGATTCACAAGTGTTTTTTTCATGGGGATTATGCTTGTGCCGGGGACTGATGTTAGAAATGTTGCTAAGAAGCTGTCAAAAATCGATGAATTCTTTTTTGTCTCACTTTCTCTTGGCCCCACTCATTCTATCGTCGCCACTGCCAGGGCAAAGGATCAGTTGAAGCTTAACAACCTGGTTGAAGAATTAAAGCAGTGGTCAGAAATAGAAAGGATTGATGTAAATATCATCTATGAAGTGATAAAAAGCGGATATCATTTCATACCTGCTGAAAAGCTTTAA
- a CDS encoding DUF367 family protein, producing MIPLHIYHARQCDPRKCSGKKLARFALAKLHENPRALPREAILLDPFAEQALSPADDYGNGIVVLDCSWVEVERVFPVLQKLRLRHRALPFLLAANAVNFGKPFKLSTVEAFAAALYILGEKEQAALILNKFKWGPVFLEVNREPLERYSEAKDSSEVVRIQGDYMV from the coding sequence ATGATCCCCCTGCACATCTATCATGCCAGGCAGTGCGACCCCAGGAAATGCTCCGGGAAAAAACTTGCAAGGTTCGCACTTGCAAAACTGCATGAGAATCCCAGAGCCCTCCCGCGGGAAGCCATACTTCTCGACCCCTTTGCAGAGCAGGCGCTATCACCCGCGGATGATTATGGGAATGGGATCGTTGTGCTCGATTGTTCCTGGGTAGAGGTGGAACGCGTTTTCCCTGTGCTGCAGAAACTCAGGCTGCGCCACCGCGCCCTGCCTTTCCTCCTCGCTGCCAACGCTGTGAATTTCGGCAAACCTTTCAAGCTCAGCACGGTCGAGGCTTTTGCGGCAGCGCTTTACATACTCGGGGAAAAAGAGCAGGCCGCACTCATCCTGAACAAGTTCAAATGGGGTCCGGTATTCCTGGAGGTGAACCGCGAGCCTCTTGAGAGGTATTCAGAAGCAAAGGACAGCTCAGAAGTTGTGAGGATACAGGGAGATTATATGGTGTAA